Below is a genomic region from Polyangia bacterium.
TGGGCGGCATGGGCGGCGGAGACGAGGACTTCTAGAGCGCTCGCTTCGCTCGCTAGTTGGGACGGGAGGTCGTGGTGAACGGCCTCCCGTTTTTTCTATTTGGGGCGGGCGATGGTGATCGAGACCTTGGCGGTGTTGAAGGTGGTCTCTTCGATCAGCGTCAGGGCGTCGATCTGCTGGCCCCGATCGTCGAGCCAACGCTGGCCGGCTTGCTCGTAGTCGAAGTGCCAGGCGCGGTCGCGGAAGGCCACCCACAACTGTCGCGGCGATGGTTGCGGGGTCAGCATGAAGCGCTGGTTGCCGGCGAAGGTGATGGTCAGCGTGCCCTGGCTGATGCTGACCTCGGCGACATCGGGGTCGACCGACTCGAACGCGCGGTCGATGCGCGCGAAGGTGTCGTCCAGGATGTGGCGGTAGGTTTTCTCGTCGAGCGGCGGGGCCATGGTTATCTCCGGCTGATCGCGGTCCAGAAGTCGAAGCCGGACCGTCGGATCAGCACCGGTACGGTAGCACCGGGATTGAAGCCGCGCAGAGCGTTCGGCACGTCCTTGGCCGCGTGCACTGGTTCGCTGCCGATGCGCAGGACGATGTCGCCCACGCGCACGCCGGCCTGCGCAGCGGAGCCGTGGTCGGAAAGGCGCGCGATGGTCACGCCGCGCCCGCCCGGCAGACCGCCGGCCTGGCTTGGCGGCACCTCGGTCACGTCGAAGTCGTTCTCTGCGGACGTGGCCACCTCGCGCGGGCGGTTGCACGCGGACGGGTGCGGCGCCGGCGCGCGCAAGGCGGCCAGGCGCGGGATGGCCTCCTTTTCCAGGTGTTTTCCGGCGCGCAGAAGGCCGATCTTCACCCGCGTTCCGGGCAGACTAAGCTGGGCGTCAATCTTCAAATCTTCGCTGGTGGCCACGTCGGCGCCGTTCCAGGTGACCACCACGTCGCCCGGCTCAAGGCCGGCGGTCTCGGCCGGCGAAGCCGCACCGACGCTGGCGATCAACGCCCCGCGCGCCGACGGTAGCTTAAACGCCGCTTCCAGCGCTGAATCGATCGGCTGGGCATCGATGCCGAGATACGATCGCGGCGCGCTGCCTTTGTCGCGCAGCCGCGGCAAGATCGCCTTGGCCATGTTGATGGGAATGGCAAAGCCGATCCCTTGCGCCGGCTGCAGAGGATGGCCGGCCCAGAACGCCGCGCTGACGCCGATCACCGCGCCGCTGGAATCAATCAGCGGACCGCCAGAATTTCCCAGATTGATCGACGCATCGGTCTGGATGAAGAACGAATAGATCTCCTGCTGCGGTGATTCGTGCAGCGATGCCCGATCGACGACGCGCTCCTTGGCCGAGACGATGCCGGCGGTGACGCTGTGGTTGAAGCCGTACGGGTTGCCGATGGCCACCACGGTTTCGCCGACCCGCACGGCGTCTGAATCGCCCAGCGTCAGCACCGGCAGCGGCATGGGCGCGTCGATCTTGATGAGGGCGATGTCCATGGCCGCGTCGGCGCCCACCACGCAGGCCGGCAGCTCGCGTCCGTCGTAAAGGCGCACGCGCAGGTCGGCGGCGCCGCGCACGACGTGCTCGTTGCTGACCAGAT
It encodes:
- the cyaY gene encoding iron donor protein CyaY, which produces MAPPLDEKTYRHILDDTFARIDRAFESVDPDVAEVSISQGTLTITFAGNQRFMLTPQPSPRQLWVAFRDRAWHFDYEQAGQRWLDDRGQQIDALTLIEETTFNTAKVSITIARPK
- a CDS encoding trypsin-like peptidase domain-containing protein; the encoded protein is MRIKVLRIGMVLVGGALGLSLAPARATADPGTMWTSAPKKRGPVLALPDLADRARPAVVHVRGTVDESTATDGERAADGGGSGPRTSIGTGFLISKDGYLVSNEHVVRGAADLRVRLYDGRELPACVVGADAAMDIALIKIDAPMPLPVLTLGDSDAVRVGETVVAIGNPYGFNHSVTAGIVSAKERVVDRASLHESPQQEIYSFFIQTDASINLGNSGGPLIDSSGAVIGVSAAFWAGHPLQPAQGIGFAIPINMAKAILPRLRDKGSAPRSYLGIDAQPIDSALEAAFKLPSARGALIASVGAASPAETAGLEPGDVVVTWNGADVATSEDLKIDAQLSLPGTRVKIGLLRAGKHLEKEAIPRLAALRAPAPHPSACNRPREVATSAENDFDVTEVPPSQAGGLPGGRGVTIARLSDHGSAAQAGVRVGDIVLRIGSEPVHAAKDVPNALRGFNPGATVPVLIRRSGFDFWTAISRR